In Haloarchaeobius litoreus, the following are encoded in one genomic region:
- a CDS encoding YkgJ family cysteine cluster protein, giving the protein MEASRRVEVHPGREVVVDFDPSLTFECVDDCTWCCHHGVLLYEPDFFALAEHADLADATTEFRGQDFVRKEEKDREEHVGEDGEACYFLRDDGLCTLHLEDDWKPARCSVFPLAVTVEDGDIHVDIRDSAHEHCEGLDVSERRVIDNLDAFLPEVLWELDDPESDREL; this is encoded by the coding sequence ATGGAAGCGTCCAGACGCGTCGAGGTCCACCCCGGCCGCGAGGTAGTCGTCGACTTCGACCCGTCGCTCACCTTCGAGTGCGTCGACGACTGCACCTGGTGCTGTCACCACGGCGTGTTGCTGTACGAGCCCGACTTCTTCGCGCTGGCCGAGCACGCCGACCTCGCCGACGCGACGACCGAGTTCCGCGGCCAGGACTTCGTCCGCAAGGAGGAGAAGGACCGCGAGGAGCACGTCGGCGAGGACGGGGAGGCGTGCTACTTCCTGCGCGACGACGGGCTCTGTACGCTCCACCTCGAAGACGACTGGAAACCGGCCCGCTGTTCGGTGTTCCCGCTCGCGGTCACGGTCGAGGACGGCGACATCCACGTCGACATTCGCGACAGCGCACACGAACACTGCGAGGGGCTCGACGTCTCCGAACGGAGGGTGATCGACAACCTCGACGCGTTCCTCCCCGAGGTGCTGTGGGAGCTGGACGACCCGGAGAGCGACCGCGAACTCTGA
- a CDS encoding ZIP family metal transporter, whose translation MGSTETFSWRGVDDLSRVGLVAVAALLALSGVALLSASSTDAMKPVGIAWVAFFAMALAIPLGVKARDQHARALVWGYGLASGAMIVSAALFLLPQAFGLAQGASNPATGMKYAGAGVAAGLLVGFGSHTLGHRFAHVDLGFDHTAVELSAHALAAGVIIGIVYGTMPELGVGLGLAIVSHKGPAGYAAARRLASNGQTPTVILLPATGVGLTAIPASFLDLSGEPLVTAAVFGFAAGVFLHVAMDFLPRCEIGGEVYEVAQVSDDAHHLLDRLRIHAVGSTFLGGAVVFVAWLVVG comes from the coding sequence ATGGGTTCCACGGAAACGTTCAGCTGGCGGGGCGTCGACGACCTCTCACGGGTCGGCCTCGTCGCCGTCGCGGCGTTGCTCGCACTCAGCGGTGTCGCCCTCCTCTCCGCATCGAGCACCGACGCGATGAAGCCCGTCGGTATCGCGTGGGTCGCGTTCTTCGCCATGGCACTGGCCATCCCGCTCGGTGTCAAAGCACGCGACCAGCACGCACGGGCACTCGTCTGGGGCTACGGACTGGCCTCGGGCGCGATGATCGTCAGCGCCGCGCTCTTTCTCCTCCCACAGGCGTTCGGGCTCGCACAGGGTGCGTCTAACCCTGCGACGGGGATGAAGTACGCCGGTGCGGGCGTCGCAGCCGGGCTGCTCGTCGGCTTCGGCTCGCACACGCTCGGGCACCGCTTCGCCCACGTCGACCTCGGGTTCGACCACACCGCCGTCGAGCTCTCCGCCCACGCGCTCGCCGCCGGCGTCATCATCGGTATCGTCTACGGCACGATGCCCGAACTCGGCGTCGGCCTCGGACTCGCCATCGTCTCCCACAAGGGCCCGGCGGGCTACGCCGCCGCACGCCGCCTCGCGAGCAACGGGCAGACGCCGACGGTCATCCTGCTGCCCGCGACGGGCGTCGGCCTGACCGCCATCCCCGCCAGCTTCCTCGACCTCTCCGGCGAGCCGCTCGTCACCGCCGCCGTCTTCGGCTTCGCCGCGGGCGTGTTCCTCCACGTCGCGATGGACTTCCTGCCGCGCTGTGAGATCGGTGGCGAGGTGTACGAGGTCGCGCAGGTCTCCGACGACGCACACCACCTGCTCGACCGGCTCCGCATCCACGCCGTCGGGAGCACGTTCCTCGGCGGCGCGGTCGTGTTCGTCGCCTGGCTGGTCGTCGGGTGA